From Hymenobacter volaticus, the proteins below share one genomic window:
- a CDS encoding winged helix DNA-binding domain-containing protein, with product MPPQEQPERDTVPFAIAHQRMASQRIGAEKCVDPTAVVRCMGAMQAQDYGQAVWAVGVRTLASSRVEVDQAINDRNILLTWLMRGTIHLVSAEDALWMVQLFGPRLLAAASTRRKQLELDQAVITRTKSLFQEALRGGQPVPRSALMQALTQAGISPQGHRGYHLLWSLALEGFICFGPRQDNEQTFVLLEEWLPTPRNLSREEALAELATRYFTSHGPATLHDFAGWTGLPMAEVRQGHEAIKANLQTEKVAGSTLWWSSSSGLTALAEPPRVCLLPGFDEYLLGYKDRSAVLATEHSSQLCPGANGIFKQMVVVDGQIVGTWKSKPSKTTVEIDVHGFLPVRISHTELERAAAQYCRFLGVSLGAVTLSGKLTA from the coding sequence ATGCCGCCACAAGAACAACCGGAACGAGATACGGTGCCCTTTGCTATTGCGCACCAACGGATGGCAAGCCAACGTATCGGGGCGGAAAAATGCGTGGACCCGACGGCGGTGGTGCGCTGCATGGGAGCCATGCAAGCGCAAGACTATGGGCAAGCAGTATGGGCCGTAGGTGTACGCACGCTGGCTTCGTCTCGGGTAGAAGTTGATCAGGCCATTAATGACAGAAACATATTACTGACGTGGCTCATGCGCGGGACCATCCATTTAGTATCTGCTGAGGATGCTCTGTGGATGGTACAGCTTTTTGGACCCAGGCTGCTGGCCGCCGCTAGCACGAGACGCAAGCAACTGGAGCTAGATCAAGCGGTTATCACCCGAACCAAGAGCCTATTCCAAGAAGCGTTACGTGGCGGTCAACCGGTGCCGCGTTCTGCTCTTATGCAGGCACTAACGCAAGCGGGGATCAGTCCGCAAGGCCATCGCGGGTATCATCTGCTCTGGTCGTTGGCACTAGAAGGCTTTATCTGCTTTGGACCTCGGCAAGACAACGAGCAGACATTCGTGCTGTTAGAGGAGTGGCTGCCAACCCCTCGAAACTTATCGAGAGAAGAAGCACTAGCCGAACTAGCCACCCGCTACTTTACCAGCCACGGCCCGGCCACTCTACACGATTTCGCCGGTTGGACTGGTCTACCTATGGCCGAAGTCCGGCAGGGCCATGAAGCCATCAAAGCCAACCTACAAACAGAGAAAGTAGCGGGCAGTACCTTGTGGTGGTCATCCTCATCGGGCCTTACCGCCCTAGCTGAGCCACCCAGGGTTTGCCTGCTGCCCGGCTTCGACGAATACCTTCTCGGTTACAAAGACCGTAGTGCGGTGTTGGCCACCGAGCACTCAAGCCAACTATGCCCCGGCGCCAATGGCATATTCAAGCAGATGGTTGTAGTTGATGGGCAAATTGTGGGCACGTGGAAGTCGAAGCCAAGTAAGACCACAGTTGAAATCGACGTACATGGTTTTCTACCAGTGCGCATATCACATACTGAGCTTGAACGTGCTGCCGCGCAGTATTGCCGTTTTCTAGGCGTATCGCTCGGAGCTGTGACGCTCAGCGGAAAGCTGACCGCCTAG
- a CDS encoding pectinesterase family protein has translation MLSSKYLLASVVLLTASPLLAQVAPPAATPKPVEAPSFNKAVRLTVAPDGSGDYRTIQEAVMAVRDFMQVEATIFLKNGTYKEKLLIPSQKTHITLLGESKEGVVITYGDYSGDAEKHTTYTSSTVRVQGNDFTAENITFENSAGPVGQAVALHVEGDRAIFRNCRMLGHQDTLFLAIENSRQYYQNCYIEGTTDFIFGASTAVFDHCLIFSKRDSYITAASTTPRQQFGFVFLDCQLTAAPEATKVYLGRPWRPHARTVFLNTDMGAHITATGWDNWRNPDNEKTAFYAEFNSRGLGAPAKGRVAWSHQLKAKDAKQYTIQNIFGGPAAWNPQRK, from the coding sequence ATGCTCTCTTCGAAATACCTATTGGCCAGTGTCGTTCTGTTAACGGCCTCTCCCCTACTCGCACAAGTTGCGCCTCCCGCGGCTACGCCTAAGCCTGTGGAAGCGCCGTCCTTCAACAAAGCCGTGCGCCTAACCGTCGCGCCCGATGGCTCCGGTGACTACCGCACTATTCAGGAAGCCGTCATGGCTGTGCGTGACTTTATGCAGGTGGAAGCCACCATCTTCCTCAAGAACGGCACCTACAAGGAAAAACTGCTGATTCCCTCGCAGAAGACGCATATCACCCTACTCGGCGAAAGCAAAGAAGGCGTCGTCATCACCTACGGCGACTACTCCGGCGACGCCGAGAAGCACACCACCTACACGTCCTCCACGGTGCGCGTGCAGGGCAACGACTTCACGGCCGAGAACATCACGTTCGAAAACTCGGCCGGTCCGGTAGGGCAGGCTGTAGCCCTGCACGTGGAAGGGGACCGGGCTATTTTCCGCAACTGCCGCATGCTCGGCCACCAGGATACGCTGTTTCTGGCCATTGAGAACAGTCGGCAATACTACCAGAACTGCTACATCGAAGGCACCACCGACTTCATCTTCGGGGCCAGTACGGCGGTCTTCGACCATTGCCTCATCTTCAGTAAGCGCGATTCCTACATTACGGCTGCTTCCACGACCCCACGCCAGCAGTTCGGCTTTGTGTTTCTTGATTGCCAGCTCACGGCCGCGCCCGAGGCCACGAAAGTTTATCTGGGCCGGCCTTGGCGGCCCCACGCCCGAACTGTTTTTCTGAACACTGACATGGGTGCCCACATCACTGCTACTGGCTGGGACAACTGGCGCAACCCCGACAACGAAAAAACCGCCTTCTACGCTGAGTTTAACTCGCGGGGCCTCGGTGCACCAGCCAAAGGCCGCGTGGCCTGGTCGCACCAGCTCAAGGCCAAAGACGCCAAGCAATACACCATCCAGAACATTTTCGGCGGACCAGCCGCATGGAATCCGCAACGGAAATAA
- a CDS encoding pectinesterase family protein, translated as MKHFLSFVCLSWLMLGQAFGYDFVVAQDGSGTYRTVQEAFNAVPDFRKKVTTIFIKKGVYKEKLILAGSKNLVRIIGEDPTKTVLTYDDYNQKKNIFGEDKGTSGSSSIYIYGGDFSAENITFQNSSGPVGQAVAVWVAGDKARFKNCRFLGFQDTLYTYGYGSRQYYQDCYIEGTVDFIFGSSTAWFEHCTIFCKQNGYVTAASTPDSTRYGYVFNRCTITGDAPANSFYLGRPWRPYAKTVFLNCELGPQINPAGWDHWGKDSNKQTAYYAEYSNKGKGAQPKQRVPWSHQLTEQEAKQYTPDVVLRHWNPTQD; from the coding sequence ATGAAGCATTTTCTCTCTTTTGTATGCCTAAGCTGGCTGATGCTTGGGCAAGCGTTTGGGTACGACTTCGTCGTGGCCCAGGACGGCAGCGGCACCTACCGCACCGTGCAGGAAGCTTTCAATGCGGTGCCCGATTTTCGGAAGAAGGTGACCACCATTTTCATCAAAAAGGGTGTCTACAAAGAGAAACTGATTCTGGCTGGTTCTAAAAACTTGGTGAGAATCATTGGGGAAGACCCCACGAAAACGGTTCTGACCTACGACGATTACAACCAAAAGAAAAACATCTTCGGCGAAGACAAAGGCACGTCGGGCTCCTCAAGCATCTACATCTACGGCGGCGACTTTTCGGCCGAGAACATCACCTTCCAAAACTCTTCCGGGCCGGTAGGCCAAGCCGTAGCCGTGTGGGTAGCCGGCGACAAAGCCCGCTTCAAGAACTGCCGTTTCCTTGGCTTCCAGGACACGCTGTACACCTACGGCTACGGCAGCCGACAGTACTACCAAGACTGCTATATTGAGGGTACCGTGGATTTCATTTTCGGCAGCAGCACGGCTTGGTTCGAGCACTGCACCATCTTCTGCAAGCAGAATGGCTATGTCACGGCTGCTTCCACGCCCGACAGCACGCGCTACGGCTACGTGTTCAACCGCTGCACCATCACCGGCGATGCGCCAGCCAATAGTTTTTACCTCGGGCGGCCCTGGCGGCCCTACGCCAAAACCGTGTTTCTGAACTGTGAGCTAGGGCCACAGATCAACCCGGCCGGTTGGGACCATTGGGGCAAAGACAGCAACAAGCAAACCGCTTACTACGCCGAGTACAGCAATAAAGGCAAGGGAGCCCAGCCCAAGCAGCGCGTGCCTTGGTCGCACCAACTCACCGAGCAAGAAGCGAAACAGTATACTCCCGATGTAGTGCTACGCCACTGGAACCCCACCCAAGATTAA
- a CDS encoding rhamnogalacturonan acetylesterase — translation MRNYLLKTVAGLSLLWLTAFSLPPSKITVYLVGDSTLSIKETKNYPETGWGMPFAYFFDETVTVDNRAQNGRSTKTFVAENRWQPVASALKEGDYVFIQFGHNDEVPTKRSYTPEADYKNYLVRFITETRAKKATPVLLTPVARRKFDAAGKIEETHAVYAEIVRATAREQQVALIDLDRESQALLQQFGPENSRLLFNQLAPGEHPNYPDGKEDNTHFNELGARKMAQIVLADIRALKLELANHIVQRAAAKTVDPQAR, via the coding sequence ATGCGCAACTACCTTTTGAAAACTGTCGCCGGGCTGAGTTTACTTTGGCTGACTGCCTTTAGCTTGCCTCCTAGCAAAATCACGGTTTACCTTGTGGGCGACTCAACGCTGTCGATAAAGGAAACTAAGAACTACCCCGAAACGGGCTGGGGCATGCCCTTCGCATACTTTTTCGACGAAACCGTGACTGTGGACAACCGCGCCCAGAACGGTCGCAGCACCAAAACCTTCGTGGCCGAAAACCGGTGGCAACCAGTGGCCAGCGCCCTCAAAGAAGGCGACTACGTTTTCATTCAGTTCGGCCACAACGACGAGGTACCAACCAAGCGGAGCTACACGCCAGAAGCGGACTATAAGAACTACTTGGTTCGCTTTATCACGGAAACCCGCGCCAAAAAGGCAACGCCAGTACTTTTGACGCCCGTCGCTCGTCGCAAGTTCGACGCAGCAGGCAAAATAGAAGAAACGCACGCTGTCTATGCCGAGATTGTGCGCGCCACAGCCCGAGAACAGCAAGTCGCCCTCATTGATCTGGACCGCGAAAGCCAGGCGCTGCTCCAACAATTCGGTCCCGAAAACTCGCGGCTCCTATTCAACCAGCTCGCGCCCGGTGAGCACCCCAACTACCCCGACGGCAAAGAAGACAACACCCATTTTAATGAACTCGGGGCCCGCAAAATGGCCCAAATTGTACTAGCTGATATTCGCGCCCTCAAACTGGAACTGGCCAACCACATTGTACAACGCGCGGCTGCCAAAACCGTCGACCCACAGGCACGCTAG
- a CDS encoding glycoside hydrolase family 43 protein, giving the protein MKTACARPSQPVVLAKALRRSGLLLVLLVLSLLGGSAKAQDSSLSKVWVPDLGNGTYKNPVLYADYSDPDVVRVGDDFYLISSSFNAVPGLQILHSKDLVNWSIIGAVFEQQPPLARYALPQHGNGVWAPAIRYHRKEFYIYYPDPDLGIFVTKAKNPAGPWSTPVCVKQASGWIDPCPLWDEDGKAYLVHGFAGSRAGIKTILAVSPMAPDGLSLTGPDALVFDGHRNHPTLEGPKFYKRNGYYYIFAPAGGVPTGWQLVLRSKNVYGPYEEKIVMDQGKTPINGPHQGAWVDTNAGEDWFLHFQDQGPYGRVVHLQPMVWKNDWPVVGEDPDGDGKGQPVLTYRKPKSKGKEQPRVTPATSDEFNSRTLWLQWQWHANPQDYWAYLNGPEGYLRLYSVMLPEGFKNLWQVPNLLLQKLPAEVFTVTTKLTFMPRLEGERVGLLMMGLNYAYLSITNQGGKLQLSQSTCLDADKLSAETSTSPVEVPASYAGKPLYLRVATKAGAKCQFSYSLDGQTFQPLGTEFQAREGKWIGAKVGLFSTRTAKFNDAGNTDIDWFRIE; this is encoded by the coding sequence ATGAAGACTGCTTGCGCTCGGCCCTCCCAACCTGTTGTATTAGCAAAGGCGCTCCGCCGGTCCGGTCTACTGCTTGTTTTACTGGTACTCAGTTTGTTGGGGGGCTCAGCGAAGGCGCAAGATTCTTCCCTGTCGAAGGTGTGGGTACCGGACCTCGGCAACGGTACCTACAAGAATCCCGTGCTCTACGCCGATTATTCCGACCCCGATGTTGTCCGCGTAGGCGACGACTTCTACTTAATCTCGTCGAGCTTTAACGCCGTGCCGGGCTTGCAGATTCTGCATTCTAAAGACCTGGTAAACTGGTCGATTATTGGGGCCGTGTTCGAGCAGCAGCCCCCGCTGGCGCGCTACGCTCTGCCCCAGCACGGCAACGGCGTGTGGGCCCCGGCCATTCGCTACCATCGCAAAGAGTTCTATATCTACTACCCCGACCCGGACCTAGGCATTTTTGTCACCAAAGCCAAGAACCCGGCCGGGCCGTGGTCAACGCCCGTGTGTGTCAAGCAAGCCAGCGGCTGGATTGACCCCTGCCCGCTCTGGGATGAGGATGGCAAAGCGTATCTCGTGCACGGCTTTGCGGGTAGTCGCGCCGGTATTAAGACCATCTTGGCTGTAAGCCCCATGGCACCCGACGGTCTCAGTTTGACTGGCCCCGATGCGCTGGTCTTCGACGGGCACCGCAACCACCCCACGCTGGAAGGCCCCAAGTTTTATAAGCGCAACGGCTACTACTACATTTTCGCGCCGGCCGGGGGTGTGCCCACGGGTTGGCAGTTGGTGTTGCGCTCGAAAAACGTGTACGGTCCCTACGAAGAGAAGATAGTAATGGACCAAGGCAAGACGCCCATCAATGGGCCGCACCAGGGCGCGTGGGTTGACACCAATGCGGGCGAAGACTGGTTTCTACACTTCCAGGATCAGGGGCCGTATGGCCGGGTGGTGCACTTGCAGCCCATGGTTTGGAAAAACGATTGGCCCGTGGTTGGTGAGGACCCCGATGGTGACGGCAAAGGCCAGCCCGTGCTCACGTACCGCAAGCCCAAGAGCAAAGGCAAAGAACAGCCGCGTGTCACGCCCGCCACCTCCGACGAGTTCAATAGCCGCACGCTTTGGTTGCAGTGGCAGTGGCACGCCAATCCGCAGGACTATTGGGCCTATCTCAACGGGCCTGAAGGCTATCTGCGCCTGTATTCGGTGATGCTGCCCGAAGGGTTTAAAAACCTCTGGCAAGTGCCCAATCTGCTGCTGCAAAAGCTGCCGGCTGAAGTGTTCACCGTCACCACCAAACTCACTTTTATGCCACGCCTAGAAGGCGAGCGGGTAGGGCTCTTGATGATGGGGTTAAATTATGCGTACCTATCTATCACCAACCAAGGCGGCAAGCTGCAACTTAGCCAAAGCACTTGCCTAGATGCCGACAAGCTGAGCGCCGAAACAAGCACCTCACCTGTGGAAGTGCCCGCGTCGTATGCGGGAAAGCCGCTGTATTTGCGCGTGGCCACGAAAGCCGGAGCCAAATGCCAATTCAGCTATAGCCTCGATGGGCAGACGTTTCAACCACTTGGCACTGAATTTCAAGCCAGAGAAGGTAAATGGATTGGGGCTAAAGTTGGTCTTTTCAGCACGCGTACAGCTAAATTCAACGATGCAGGCAACACGGACATCGACTGGTTCAGAATCGAGTAG